CCCACACCGTCGTAGACGGCTACCTGCGCAACGGCCCGCAGGAACCAGCCGCCCGCAGCATCGACCGCCTGTCCGAACGCGAGCGCACCGTCCTCGTCCTCATCTCCGAAGGGCTGTCCAACAACGACATCAGCAGGCGGATGCACCTGAGCATCGGCACCGTCAAGGACCATGTGAGCGCCCTCCTCACCAAGCTGGGGGTGGGCAGCCGCGTCCAGGCCGCCCTGCTCGCCGAACGCGCCGGCCTCCTCAGGCCACCAGGACACCCGGAGGGCGGATGAAACTCCGCAGGCCGCCTGCCCCGCTGTTGGACGCCGCGCTCATTGCAGCCTCGCTGCTTGACGTCTGGGTGCAGGTCGACACCGACGACCGGCCGGCCCTGGCCTGCGCCTTGCTTGCCGCCTTCGCGCTCACACTGCGCCGCCGCTTGGCGCTGGTCACCTTCCTGCTCACCCTGCCGACCACTCTGGTCACCGACTCGGTGTTCGCCACCCTGGCCGCGCTGTACACCCTGGCGTCCCTTGACCGGCGTCGCAGCCTGCTGGCCGTCTGCGCCGTGGCGTTCACGGTCGGCGACACCACCGAGTGGTCGTGGCCGTCCCCGGCGTTCGTGCACCTGTCGGACTCATCGGACCTGATCACGGTGACCTATAGCCTGGCGACTGCGGCCGCACCCGTCTTCCTCGGCCAACTCACCCAGGCCCGACGAGAGTTGTCGCTGCGCCTCACGGAGGTATCAGAGGCACGCGAGCACGAGCAACGGATGCTGGCCCAGAGCGTGCTGGCGCAGGAACGCACCCGCCTCGCCCGGGAGATGCACGACGCCGTCTCCCATCAGGTCAGCCTGATCGCCGTGCGCGCCGGAGCACTCCAGGTGGGCAGCCGGGACCCGGCGACGAAGGACGCCGCGGCCACAATCCGCCGGCTCAGCGTGGAGACACTGGACGAACTGCGGCACATGGTCGGCGTGCTGCGAGCCGCCGGAAGCGGCCCGACAGAGCTCACACCTCAGCCATCCCTCGCCGACCTCCAGCGGCTGGTAGACACCAGCGGCATCGAAGCCGATCTGCACGCGGATCTGCCCGACGACCTTTCACCGCCCGTCCAGCGCGCCGTCTACCGCACGGTCCAGGAAGCCCTGACCAACGTGCGCAAACACGCCCCCGGCGCCAGAGCCACCCTCCACATCCACCAGCGGGACAGCACGGTCCACGCCACCGTCACCAACACGGCCCCAAACCGCCCCGCCCTCCCTCTGCCCGGCGCCCACCACGGCCTCATCGGTCTGCGCCAGCGCGCCGAACTCCTCGGTGGCACCATCACCGCCGGCCCAACGTCCGACGGCGGATACGAACTCCACCTGGAACTCCGGGTCGCCGGTGTGCCGTGACGCACTCCGGGTGGCCCCGGCAGGAGCGCACGGAGATCTCCGGCTGAGCCGGCTGGCGATGGGACCTTGGTCTCCAGTTCCCGGAATTCGCCTCTCAGGTCTGCGCAGTGATACGCCGATGGTGGTCAGCGAGTGCTTCGTTGCAGCCGCGGACCCCGGTAACCCCACGCCCCAGGCCGGGAACGTGTCTCCGCCAACCGACCTCGCAGACGTCCCAACCCACGGATAGGCACTCCTCATGCCCACCACCGGCGACAACCACCAGCGGCTACGCCGCTACTGGGACAAGCACGCCCCTCCTACGACCGCCAGATGCGCTTCTTCGACCGGGTGCTGTTCGGCGACAGCCGGACCCGGACCTGCTCCCAGGCGACCGGGACGGTCCTGGAGATCGCCGTCGGCACCGGCCTCAATCTCCCCCTCTATCCCGCCGACACCCGGCTCACCGGGATCGACTGGAGCCCGGCCATGCTGGATCACGCCTGCCACCGCGCCGACCAGCTCCAGCTCACCGTCGAACTCATCGAGGCCGACGCCCACGCCCTGTCCTTCCCCGACGCCTCCTTCGACACCGTGGTGTGCACCTTCTCGCTGTGCGCCATCCCCGACGACCGGCAGGCAGTGGCCGAGATGATCCGCGTGCTGCGCCCTGGCGGTCGCCTGCTGCTTCTGGACCACGTCATCAGCTCGGGCTGGCCCACCCGCATCCTCCAACGACTGTTGGACCTCGTCACCGTGCCGCTCGGCGGTGAACACCTGTGCCGCCGCCCCCTGGTACACGTCCGGGCCGCGGGCCTGGAGATCGAAGAGCGTGACCGGTCCAAACTCGGCATCGTCGAACGCGTCGCCGCCCGCAAACCCGCCTGAGCGACAAGCCAGCCCCACACGTCTCCGATGACCGTGCAGACGGTGACGGGCTCATCGCCGGAGCAGTCATAGGCTCGTTCACGAGTGTCGGTGAGGGGCTCCCGAAGGGCGAGGAGTTCGTCGATGGGCGGCATCGATCTCGGTGCCGCCGACGTCGAACAGATCGCGCACCGTGGCGCACGACGGGGCCGCCTCAGCGAGAGCGACACCTAGGCGGCTTAGGATAAGCATGGCGTGTCGGCGCAGCGAGGAGGATGGATGACCCAGTTCGGCGAGTTGGAGGCCGCGATCATGGACGCGGTGTGGTCCGCGGGTCGGCCGCTGCGCGTACGCGAGGTGCTTGAGCGTCTGGACCGCGATCCCGAGCCCGCGTACAACACCGTGCACACAGTCACCGAGATCCTCTATCGCAAGAGCTGGCTGTCGAAGGAGAAGGACGGCCGGGCCTACAAGTACGGCGCCACCAGGAGCCGCGAGGAGTACGTCGCCGGGCTGATGGGCGAGGCCCTTGCCGTGGCCGCGGACCGTACCGCGACGCTGGCCCGCTTCGTGCAGCAGATGCAACCCGGCGAGGCCGAGGAGTTGCACCGCCTGCTCGGGCAGGCCGTGGCCGGGGAGGCGTCGAAGTGATCGTCGCCGCCGTCCTGTTCACGTACGCCATCCTGCTGAGCACACTGACGCCGCGACTGCTGCGCGGGGCGCACTGGACCGAGCGGGCCCCGCGCCTGGGCATCGTGGTCTGGCAGGCACTGGGCGTCTCGGCGCTCACCGCCGCCGCGCTGGCCGGCCTCGCACTGACCGTGCCCACGGTCCGTGTCAGCGCCGACCTCGCCGAGTTGCTGCAGGCGTGCGTGATGGCGCTGACGGCGCAGTACGCCTCCCCCGGCGGGGCGGCCGCAGGCGCGGCCGGAGCCGTGCTGACCCTCGCGGTGCTCGGGCGTACGGCCTGGTGCGTCGGGCACTCGGCGGTGCGAATCCGCCGCGCCCGACGCGAGCACCGCGAAGTCCTCGACATGGTCGGGCGGCCGGACACGACTCGCGGCATCGTCGTTCTCGACCACGAGGAACCTGCCGCCTACTGCTTGCCCGGACGCCACCGTCGTACGGTGATCACGACCGGCGCCCTCCGCGTCCTCGACGACGACCAGCTTGAGGCCGTCCTCACCCACGAGCGCACCCATCAGGCCGAGCGCCACGACGCCGTACTCGCCTGGGCACAGGCGCTGACCCACGCCTTCCCCCGTGTCCCGCTGTTCCGCACCGCCGAGGCCGAAATCGCGCGGCTGGTGGAGATGCGCGCTGACGACATGGCCGCCGCCCGTTCCGGACGCCTGACCACGGCCGCCGCCCTTCTGGCGGTCGCCGGCGGGCGAGCCCCAGCGGTGGCGCTCGCGGCGGGAGGCTCGACCGCTTCCCGTCGGGTGCGCCGCCTCATCGAGCCGTGCCGCCCGCTCAGCCGACTGCGCATCGTGGCTGGTTCGCTCACGGCGGCCGTTGCGCTCGCGGTGCCGCTGCTGGTCGTCGGCGGCCCCGCAGCGGCTGCAACCCAGTCGAACTACTGCCCGAACGGCACCCCGGCCGACCAGGTCACCATGATGCGCTGACTGTCCGCTCACCACCCAATCGGGCGCTACTGCATGCTCCTGGCTGGACGTCGCACCATATAGAACCTAATCTCCTTAGGAGCTAAGGTTGCCGGTAACCGCAGAAGCTCGTCGGCAAAGGACCCTCGCCATGGAAAACCTGCTCTACATACTCCCCGCGCTTGCGTGCCCGGTCGGCATGGGCCTGATGATGTGGTTCATGATGCGCCCCCACCACGGCGCGCAAACAGGCCCCAGCGCAGACCGCCAGGAGCTGGCCCGCCTGCGCAAGGAGATCGATGCTCTCCGCGGCGAGCAGGTGTCCGGCACCGCCGCCCCGCAGGACCGGCCGATATGACGGGCATCTGGCTACCGCTCACCGCGACCGTGCTCGCTGCGGCCCTGACCTGGTGGTGCTGTGTACGGCTCATGGTCAAGAACCGCGCCTGCCACGGCGTCCAGGCAGACGCCGGTGACCCCGAACTCCAGGAGGAGCTGCGGCACGCCCGCGAGGAGGTCCGACGGTTGCGCGAGCCGGCCACCCCGCCTGCTGCCCCCGCCCATCGACCGGAGATCCTCGACAGGTGACCTCTTTCGCACCAACGGTCCGGCGCTCCGTCGTCGCGATCGGCTCGTTCGTCTCGCTCGTCCTGGCCCTGCTACTGGGTGCCGCCGCGCCCGCGTCCGCGCACGCCACCCTGCTGTTCACCAGCCCTGCTGCGGACGCCACTGTCGCCGACTCGCCGAAGTCGCTGGTCCTGGTCTTCGACCAGCCGGTCAGTCTGCGCGGGACCTCCGTGCGCTTGGAGCCTTCGGCCCGCCTGGGAACTGCTGCGCTCAGCCGGGGCAACCAAGCGGTCACCGTCCCCGTCAGCACCACCCTTGCCGAGGGCGTGCACACCGTCGACTGGCAGGTCACCGCGCGTGACGGCGACATCATGACCGGCGATTACCAATTCGCGGTCGGCCCCCGCACCGTCGCCCTCGCATCCGGCCAGACGACGGCCGCGAAGGACGCCGTCCCCACCACCGTCCTGCGTTGGCTGCTGTTCGCGGCTCTGGCGATCGTGCTCGGTGAGGCGGCAGGCCGACGCCTCACCGTCCGCGTCCCCGCCACTCCTGCCCGGCGCCCACACTCCTGGGCCCTGTCCGTCACGTTGGTCGGCACCGCCGCCGCGCTCGCGCTGACCAGCCTCCAACTCGGGGACGGCTCGCTCTCCTCCCTCACCAGCACACGGCCCGGCGTCCTGTCCTTGATCGAGGTCGCGGGCTTCGCCGTTGCCGCCGTAGCCTTGCTGGCGCGGCACCGGGCGTGGGCGGTCACCTCGCTCGGCGCCGTCCTGGTCGCCGAGGCGCTGCGCGCCCACCCGCAGGCCGAGCAGTCGGTCGTAGGCCCGCTGCTGACGTTCGTCCACCTCACGGCCGCCGCCCTGTGGGCCGGAACCCTTCTGCACGTGCTGCGGACACTGGCCGCGTGGCGCGGCGAACACTCCCCCAGTCGCACGCTCCTCCTCGCCTACGCGCGGCTCGCCGCATGGCTGTTCACCGCCGTGGTGGTCAGCGGGCTGATCTCCGCGCTGCTCCTCGTGCCGCTCGGCGATCTCGCCACCACCACGTATGGGCAGGTCCTGCTCATCAAGATCGCCTTGGTCGCCGTCGTCGCGGGACTGGCCCTCGCCGCCCGCCGTCGTCTGCGCCGCGCCGGGAGGGGCTCGCCGCGGCACCCGGCCCGTGCCGAGAACGGCCTGCTCGCCGTCGTCCTGGCGTTGTCCACCACCCTTACCGTGCTGTCCGTCCCCGCCGACGCCGACCGGTCCCTCCCTTTCGCGCCACCGCTGGACGGGCCCGTCGTGCCCGCTGGCACTCGCGCCGGGGAGATCGGCATCAGCGCCCGCGCAGCGGCCAGTCAGCTCGTCATCGACCTGACCGCGCCCCAGATCGGCGGCAGCGAGAAGCAGTCGTACGGCCTGAAGGCCACGCTCGCCGACCCACGCGGCACCCGCCGGGCACTGAAGCTCCGCGGCTGCGGCACCGGCTGCTTCTACACGCCGGTGACCTGGCGAAACGGCACCAGCCGTCT
This is a stretch of genomic DNA from Streptomyces sp. NBC_00285. It encodes these proteins:
- a CDS encoding class I SAM-dependent methyltransferase, yielding MRFFDRVLFGDSRTRTCSQATGTVLEIAVGTGLNLPLYPADTRLTGIDWSPAMLDHACHRADQLQLTVELIEADAHALSFPDASFDTVVCTFSLCAIPDDRQAVAEMIRVLRPGGRLLLLDHVISSGWPTRILQRLLDLVTVPLGGEHLCRRPLVHVRAAGLEIEERDRSKLGIVERVAARKPA
- a CDS encoding M56 family metallopeptidase, translated to MIVAAVLFTYAILLSTLTPRLLRGAHWTERAPRLGIVVWQALGVSALTAAALAGLALTVPTVRVSADLAELLQACVMALTAQYASPGGAAAGAAGAVLTLAVLGRTAWCVGHSAVRIRRARREHREVLDMVGRPDTTRGIVVLDHEEPAAYCLPGRHRRTVITTGALRVLDDDQLEAVLTHERTHQAERHDAVLAWAQALTHAFPRVPLFRTAEAEIARLVEMRADDMAAARSGRLTTAAALLAVAGGRAPAVALAAGGSTASRRVRRLIEPCRPLSRLRIVAGSLTAAVALAVPLLVVGGPAAAATQSNYCPNGTPADQVTMMR
- a CDS encoding copper resistance CopC/CopD family protein, which produces MTSFAPTVRRSVVAIGSFVSLVLALLLGAAAPASAHATLLFTSPAADATVADSPKSLVLVFDQPVSLRGTSVRLEPSARLGTAALSRGNQAVTVPVSTTLAEGVHTVDWQVTARDGDIMTGDYQFAVGPRTVALASGQTTAAKDAVPTTVLRWLLFAALAIVLGEAAGRRLTVRVPATPARRPHSWALSVTLVGTAAALALTSLQLGDGSLSSLTSTRPGVLSLIEVAGFAVAAVALLARHRAWAVTSLGAVLVAEALRAHPQAEQSVVGPLLTFVHLTAAALWAGTLLHVLRTLAAWRGEHSPSRTLLLAYARLAAWLFTAVVVSGLISALLLVPLGDLATTTYGQVLLIKIALVAVVAGLALAARRRLRRAGRGSPRHPARAENGLLAVVLALSTTLTVLSVPADADRSLPFAPPLDGPVVPAGTRAGEIGISARAAASQLVIDLTAPQIGGSEKQSYGLKATLADPRGTRRALKLRGCGTGCFYTPVTWRNGTSRLTLTASAGDEWAGGRAGLAVIWPPRPDSALLREAVAAMRKTPSFTLHELVTSNTALGLGDLKQLPLTGKEFLASEPYGSGIAPVITRLPVENGHRRLALAYPAEHTQLDLTLDADGRILHEALTAPNHLVTRTFVYPKPDEGGHDH
- a CDS encoding sensor histidine kinase codes for the protein MKLRRPPAPLLDAALIAASLLDVWVQVDTDDRPALACALLAAFALTLRRRLALVTFLLTLPTTLVTDSVFATLAALYTLASLDRRRSLLAVCAVAFTVGDTTEWSWPSPAFVHLSDSSDLITVTYSLATAAAPVFLGQLTQARRELSLRLTEVSEAREHEQRMLAQSVLAQERTRLAREMHDAVSHQVSLIAVRAGALQVGSRDPATKDAAATIRRLSVETLDELRHMVGVLRAAGSGPTELTPQPSLADLQRLVDTSGIEADLHADLPDDLSPPVQRAVYRTVQEALTNVRKHAPGARATLHIHQRDSTVHATVTNTAPNRPALPLPGAHHGLIGLRQRAELLGGTITAGPTSDGGYELHLELRVAGVP
- a CDS encoding BlaI/MecI/CopY family transcriptional regulator, with the translated sequence MTQFGELEAAIMDAVWSAGRPLRVREVLERLDRDPEPAYNTVHTVTEILYRKSWLSKEKDGRAYKYGATRSREEYVAGLMGEALAVAADRTATLARFVQQMQPGEAEELHRLLGQAVAGEASK